The DNA region CGtcaatcttcttcgccgTCGCGGATGCCGCCTGTCTTGTGCTCTTGGCGATCTCCGAGTCCCACGCTCTCGCCGCAATGTCCTCCATCGTTTCCCccgtcttcttcagagtcttTCCCACAATCGTAGACCCCTTCTGCGCCCTAACGTACGCTTCCCGCGCTTTCTTGTACGCTTCCGATTCTCCCAGCTTTCCTGACGCATCCTGCAACGTCTTGATATTATCCTGCAACTCCTGAGACTTCTGCCACTCCTTCTTGAACGTCTCCCTGAAGATCTGGATCGGCGACCGCGGGTTCTGCAACCGGTGAGAACTGCTACTGAACAGAGCACGACTTCCTCCCAACACCGCGCCTCTCCGCGCCGCCACCGCCACGCTTCTCGTTCCCATTCCTCCTCCTAGCATCATAAACCTTCCAACGATACACCAAGCCCTATTCAGCCACTACAACCTTCCCCAGATCTGTAAACTGACACTCTTATACTGATCAACCTCTCAATTTCGCCTACagtttgaaaattttctgtCCGGCCGGGCGCCACAATCCGGACAgtttttcaaaaagctgctgcttgcCGCCAATAAGCTGAATATGGCCATAGAAAGCACACTAAGACTCGACGTTTGGCTGCTTCAAGACTGGGAATTGCACAGTCGATGGCCTTGAGCCGATTGACCGCAGGCAGAGTGTCTCAGGCGGATTTAGGGCTCGTCGATCAAGAGATATAGTGGTCGTACGATGTGATCTGTAATATAAGCAGGCAATGGGGCTAAATGAAGCATTAACATGGAGTTGAACATGGATGGCAGGGCTGGCTAGTGCAGTTTGATGGGGGATCTGGGCCCGAGTGGTGGTCATCGAGGGTATATGAGACCAACAAAGCCTAGGAAGAAGTCAAGGAGCGCCGGACCAGGGCCTGTAGACCGCATCAGCGATGAAGACCGTTCGGGGACGAGACGACAAAGAGATGACGGTAGCAAGCTTAGATCTCCGTCGAATGGTGGCCCAAGCAGATACACGGACCGTCGATACCGTAGTGCTCGTGAATTGAATGCTGGCGACTTGTTGGCGAATTCTACAGGGCCGGATCGAGAACAGCTATGTGGCAAGGGTGAAGAGCTGGGGAGGATTCCCGGGCGTTCTGCGGCTGTGGGTTTGCTGGAAAGCACCGAGGGAGCTTACGCTGCGGTCGTCAAGTACTCGATCAGTGGTACGCTGAGTACTCTGGATGTCTGTGGCGATACCAATTACGAGTCGCAGTGTGTGTTGGATTTCTTCACCGACTCCACTGGCCCACGAGTGCAGTTTACCTTGGATAGGATGGAAAACAAAGACACGCAGATCGATATCTGCAGAGACTGTGCGGGAATCTTGGTCGACGAAAGCTATACATGCCTGGGGTTTATCCTTCTAGAGGCGAGGGGTCTGCAGTTGCGTGCAAGATACAAGGTTGGCGCTGGGAAGAGTGGGGATGTGCTGCCTACAACGGCGTTGCAGTTTGTTAGCAACGACACAAACAAGATTAAAAGGGTGCAGGAAAACTTGAAAGGTTCCTCCAAAGGTCAGGTTTGTATTCTTCCTACCAAGGAAGATTTAGAAAAAGAGCTACGAGCGCTGGGCTCGATTGAGCAGGAATCAATTCAAGAGTCTCCGACAGACACTGCTAACGAAGCCAGATCCAAGTTTCCACATAAGGAGAGGTTCCCGTCGATCGAGCGTTGGAGGGCCCGCTCACATTCGCGTTCGTCCTCTGGCTCAGTCTGCAGGGTCGTTGTTCCTTCATCGCCTGAGCGCGTACACATGCCGGGCGTCTCTCCGAACGCATTTTACAGCCGAAAGGGCAGTCTCCAAAAGCATGCATTCTCTAATCTGGATATTATCAGACAGACTAGAAGCAAAGCACCGAATCTAGCTCAAAGCAAACTATGGAATTTGGATGACGAAGGCGAGCGCGAGATTCCCGAGAGATTTGAACCACAGCTATGCTACAAGTTTGATGATGGGGCTTCCTACACAATCACCAATCAAGATTTCAAATGCCTCTACAACCATGATTGGATTAACGATACGATCTTGGATTTTTTCACTAAGTATTACGTGGAGAAGGCTGTCAGAAATTCGGTTGTCACCCCTGAAGAAGTGTACATAATGTCGTCTTTTTTCTACACGAAGCTGATAAGTGACCCCACCGACTATTACGGGAATATTAAAAAATGGGTTAACAACAGCAatcttttccagaagaagTACGTGGTGGTCCCGATCAATATAAATTTCCATTGGTTTGGTTGCATTATTACAAACCTGGACTCATTGAAGAGTTTTTTTGAGAGGCTGAACGATAGTGAAAAAGCAAAACTGAGTTCCAAAATAGCCTACACGGGCACGGTCACTAAATCACCAAGACCTTCGCCGGATGCTCGTGCAGCCGACATTAGCCACTTTTCAAGCCGAAATAACACACCTTCAGcaactgaagaagacgatgaagaagtttctgTTAGTGCTCCCATTGTCAAGATTCTGACTTTCGACTCTCTCAGACAGACGCATTCCCGAGAAATAGACCCGTTGAAGGACTTTCTGATAGCATATGCCAAGGATAAATACTCAATCGATTTGGATAAAAGCCTTATCAAGATGAGGACCTGTGCAGTCCCTCAGCAACCCAATATGAGTGATTGCGGCGTGCATGTTATTTTGAATACTATGaaattctttgaaaaccCTCAAGGAACCATCGAGATTTGGAGGTCAGCCAAGTCAAGAAGCAAGGCCAACACTAAGACAATAAACGAATACTTCGAGAGAAACAAGAGAAGCTCTGCGAGACGAGACCTGCGAGGTATTCTGTGGCACTTACAAAAAGAGCAAATCAAGTTAATGGAAGAAAACAGAGAAGCCAGAGAAGATAACTCTGATATTCAtaaggaggaagaggaaggcGACCTTGAAATAATAgaagagctttcaaagcatgCGGAGGCACAATCGCATCAAAATAGTCAGTCAGCGGATAGACCAAATGAGTACAACTTACATCAACTAATGCAAACAGAGTCGCCTTGCGCAACCAAGGCATCTATCGAATGTTTCTCTGGTACTACAGATTCCCAGCATTCACCTGAAACAGGCAATAGAGTACAGGCAAATGAAATGCCAAGTGCATCGCACGTTCGCAATCAAATTGAAGGTGACTCTGTAAAAGGTAGACAGTCTCTGAGCCAATCTTTATCTCAAAGGAAATATCTCGAAAGCTCACCTATGAGATCATCGAACGAAGATACTTTGCCTGAGACTACCTCACCTTATTTTACGACTTCTGGCTGGAGAAGCGGGCAAGCTGCCAGGGATAACGAAAATAATAAGCGTCTAGTATCATCACGATCGTTGGAAAGATTAGATAACCACGAAGCTAAAAGACGGAgttttccttctccaggACCCCTGGAGAAGCCTGACCTAGATGAAGagagttcttcttctctcgCCATTGGGACAGGAACAAGGGACTCTCAATCTTCAGAATCCTCATTGGGGAATGGCGATATGGTCAGCCTATCCGATAATACGCATGATGATGACGTGAACTTGATAGGACGGGATACTTTGACTCAAGTCCAAAGAAATCTGGCCTCGGAATTGAACGGCAGGGTGTCAGATGAGGGTATTCCGGTCAGTAGATCTCTTTCGGATGCGCCACTCCTGGCGAGAAATAGCGTCATAACTCATCCACTTAAAGAACGGTGGCCTAACGGATCGGACAGCGACCTCGTCGACGAATTGTCCACACGCCATCAGATCGAAATGATTACTTCTGACTAGCGGTGGCATAAACTCGGAGAATTTTTCCCGAAGCGCTAGTTTATATTTGCATTATGGGTTTGAACCCGTCATTAAGCATATAATTTAATGAACATTAGCCTCAGTAGCTTAAACAAGCTAAttgtgatgatgaaatgaaGGATATATATATCATAAATATATATATTATGCAATAATTATGTATTGGAATCTCAGTCATCACTTCCAGAAAAGTTTTGTAAGGATCTACCTTTGGCGTAAACCTCATCCTTAACATTTTGCATGGCAACACCAAACCACTTCTTGGCTGCAGACACTCCTTGCCAAACAATATAACTGCTCATGATAACGTAGAGAGATAAGAAACACATATGTTGGGGTATAGTCCATTGAATATCATTTGATTGCGGCAGAAGCCTATAGCGCCATAAAAATCTCATTGGGGCGCCAAATGATGTGTAGTGATCCGAATGCAACAGATATtccaaggaagagaagaagaccCACGATAAGACGAGCGGCATGGTCGTGTAAAGAATGAATGAAAGTTGACCTAACAAATCTTCAGATATGATCTTGAACCATGTGAGAAATGGACGATGTCTATTACTTGCAGCTTTTCTACCAATGTATAAGGTCGTCAAATTCTCCAGGAATAGAATTGCtaattcttcaaatcttccaTTCAATATGCGAGCTGGTGAAAATATCACCTCAAACTCTCTGAAATGCTTCCTTGAAACATAGCCTAGGCCAAATGTCCTTAGTGAACGCAGATTAAAGGAGAGCGTAACGTGGCGAATGGACATAACTGCAAGCATACAGACCACATAAACGACGAATTTTGTTTCCCCATGATTTAAAAAGTGTTCAATGGTAGCACGCATGTCTCGCGCCCGGGGAGCTGGGGCTCGCTCCAAAAGATTGTTATCATTATGCTCCGGCTCATCCAGGCCCTCGTTGACCACAGGAATAATATGGTCAGCTAGATTAATTCTCGACATTTTATAGGCATGATATTTCTCAAGCAATACCGATAATATGACTGCACCGGCGCAAACAAAAAATATGTCAAGCTGTTGAAATTTggttttgatgaaatgcTTGGAGGCTTCGTATCCAAAATGAGTATTGGGCAACAATCCAGCAATGGGAACCAGGATAACCGCAAGGATAGCTGTGACAACATATTGGCAAAGAAGGGTTGTCAACAAAACTAGTAGTGATGCGAAAAGCCAAACGAAAACTAGCAACAAGAGGTATCTCGTGCGGAAATTTGGTGGAGTGTAAACTATCGAATATGAGTCAAACTCGGTGTTCTGCTCATCAAGGTACCCAAAATCGCCGGCATTGCGTTTATTACGCGCCTTAATAACCTCCAAATCTAATGGTCTTAGAAGTTTATCATCTTTAGTAACTGGAACGAATAAGGTCTGGACGTAGTTTCTGGAAACTATATCAGACGAGGGAACACGCATTAAAATACCATTTGGGATAAAATATGCGTGAACATTACGATCTTCCTTGAATAACTGCTTCACTTGATCCAAAGTCTTGGGGCAAGTGAACAGTTGCGGGTTGGATAGTTCAGCCTTGTGTTTAGCGAAGTACCTGTAAAAGAAATTCCGATAATGAACATGACCTCTTTCGATTGGAATATCGTGGCCAAGAATAAATGACGATAAGCGCAGTTTCCTTGCAGAGACGTCGAACGCGCGCTCCCAATATTTTCTGATGTATAGCTTGACGCTCGGTTTTGACTCAACGATTTGTTTAGTGATGTAAAAGGGTATCACATATATCATTGGGGCCCAGAAACTGATGAAGTTGTTAGTTGTCAGTAATTTCGAATTCAATAGTACGGGGAACAGGAACCTGGTGTGAAAGCCGAATCCTACGATAATGAAAACAGCATAAATAAACATCGAAAGGCATAATCTTGATATTTGAATGCTCATAGGATGAATCAGACTGTCATGCAATATTTTTATATTCGGATCATCAGGAGACCTAataaagaagaggacgcCTGGTCTGATAATGTGCTGTCTTATCATACCAATATATTTGGCGAACCAGTACATGTACAGAGTCCCGATTGTCCAATAAATGAAAAAGATTAGCGGTGGCCAAGCAGTGCATATTTGAGGAGCCCATAATTGTTTTCCTGGGTTAAGCAAGGGagcaaagattgaaaagtCCAGCATTAAGCCAGCCAAAACCGGAAAACCAGCAAgttcgatgaagaataaTGTAAAAACTTTAAAAGTGCATTTGATAGCAAACAAAATCTGGAAAAGGAATCTTCTGGTACGGTTTTTCATACCTCTTTCACGTCCATAGCCTTTACAAATTACCTCGGAGGCAATACTTATAAGGGTTATAGTGGCAATGTAGGATACTAACGCTGGAAGACTTCTTACAAGCATCGACGATCTTAGGCTGTTATTAGTGTATCCATCATAATAGTAAATCCAGGTGTCAACAATGTTGCTCGAAATCCCCGAAGCAATCTGCTCAAAATATGGAATGTTCCTTAAAGCGAAATGGTAAGGTCTTTGTAATTGAAATAGATAATACAGCTGAGCTAAGCCATGCCCAAAAATCCTGCCGAAAAATATTAGGATCTTCAACAGACCAAACCCTACGACGGTTGGTAACAAGTAAGCAACAGCCAAATAGGCTGCTATTACCACCTCGGCTACAATATAGTAAGCCAAAACGTTTGTAAGTttcaatttcaaatttATAACAATCGGTGGTGGTACTGGCTGATTcatttcatcttcaacttcttcattcATCAAACGATCTTCACcaatgtcttcatcatttgGATTTACAATGTTAATTGGTTGTCCATTTGCCAATTCGTTCTGTTGATCAATCAAGTTGTCAAATTCATTTTGAGCTTGGCGGTTTCTAAACGCATCAAAAGGCCTCTGGAAAGGAATATCAGTATCGTTTATATCCATAGCATTGTTCACTagctcatcctctggttcttcatcatctaCTTCGCCCCCGTTAGAGTCTGAATCGGATATTAAGTTGTCCTGTAAGTTTGTCGCAGACGCGTTGGTAGtctcttcctcgtcattGTCGCTCCCCGTTTCTTGAGCGATTTCATTATTCTCGTtgtcttcctcatcctcagaTTGtgcagcttcttgattgtCAGGCTGTTGTGTCACTTCATCTCTGGCCTTCATCAACCGTGCGACATGTTCGATCGTTTGCTCATCCATCATCGGAAATCTCTCCTTTAACTGTATCTTTATCAACTCTTCCTTCGTGAACTGTGGACCAATCTTGTGTAGTATCATCTTACCCATTACGCTTTCCCTCACAATCATGTCGTATTGAAAGTATAGGCTAATGTGAAGAATGACCACCATTAAGATCTGCAATATTGAGAACCTATAGTTCAAAGTGTACTGCAATAATAAGCTTGTATTGTCCGAAACATCGTCTCTATAACCATAGGCAATGCTCTTGTGGAAATCACCCTTGTAGGGTAGTTCGCCATCCAAAATTATCGTATAAAGCTTTCCGAAGAAGTTCCAGGTCAAGGGAATACCAAACAGGAACAAAACGGCTGCCAGATTCAAAGTTAATCCAtccttgatgaaatggaagCACGAAATcatgcttcttctcaacaGCAGGGACATTGGTATCCGATCTGGCATATTTTCCGCGTAGGTGGTACTGAAGTTTATAGGGTAGTGACAAATATCACACGTTGCCGTCGTACCTGGTTTGCTAATGTCTATATTTTTCGAAGAGATCCATTCCATCAAACATGATTCATGAATGTATTTGATCGAACCTTTGCATTTACACGGATGGAAAAGAGGATTCTCTTCACTTGCTTCACCTCGACAGATTCGACAAGTGGCTCCCATATGTATATCTGCGTCATATCCACTTTTTAACGTCCCCCGATCCACATCGACGTCCATTTTGATTCGTATCAACCGAAAGATGAGCAGctaaaaattttcaaaaGAACCTCACTCAATCTAAAGCGTCTTTCTCAGTCGTCGGAAATCTTAGTTCACACTTGGAAGGTCGTTAGAGTTATAATACTCGTTCTCTGATGAACCGCCACCCATCGCATATCCCTACGGTTACGATTTGAACACAAAGACATCTTAAACGATAGAAAAAaggttttgcaaaaaaaaaaaaagcttaAAAATTAAGCCCTGTAGGGGGCTCGAACCCCTAACCTTGTGATTAAGAGTCACACGCGCTACCGATTGCGCCAACAAGGCTCTTGAATTTGATGTTCAGATTATTTTAAATCTTCTACAATAGCGTGCTTTTAACTCTTCACAACCACTCCGAAGTGGATTAAGAGGTACGCTTGCTTCAGCACTGCGATTTAGGTCTGGAGTGTATTTCTTTGATACTGTATTTATCGCAAGTGTTTTTTGTGCTCACAGAGTGTTTGGATATACTGATTAAAGAACGGTGCGGCTGGACTGTTCATGGTTCTTGTGAGATACACTCCGTAACAAAGATCGTTTGAAGCTTGACATTCCAAACTATGTTGAGGAGACCACCAACCACATTGCAATTATCGCAGGACGATGTTGCTGAACTGATAGCTGAAttggaagaggaaaaactgCAGCTACGAATTCAATCACAACGAAAGAACCTGACACGATCGTCTGCTAGATCGGAGCCCCATACTGCTGAAGACAGGAAGCTGACTGAGCCCGCTAGCATAGATTCTTCGTTTCAGATAAGCCCCTTGGATGGCAAGAGGCTTCAGCTGGACCCGACCGATGGAGCGCCCTCTGCTTCTGTGAACTGGGCAAATCGCCAGAATGCAAGTATGACTCCGGGGGCAAATGGTTCGAATGTTGAGGGGAACCCATTTTTCAATGGTCAAAATAGAACATAGTAGATAAGCCTAGTAAAAGGGTATATTAGCGACATTATACAGTTTTAGATGTCTTTCTTCGCTTCCCATTCTTTAACTTGCGATCTCTTCGCTATGATATCGACGAAATTTGGTGTAAAGTTGACAGCGCCGGCGGGATCGCTGCCAATCAGGTTATCGACGTTCGTAGCTTTGCTCATTTCAATGTCTAACAGATATTGACCCTGCGTGAGCAATTTCTTGGGACCAAGTAACGGAAGATAGCTGAGCTTCTCGAATGAAAGGAATGAGCTCAATACAAAGATGACGAGACCAGCTATTGTTTCATAAAGTATGTCCTTTGGAATCCGAATAGAAGATTCCGATGCGCCAttcttggaaaatttcACAATTTGGTGGAACTCATAGCTGGAGAAACCTGAATGCCCAATAAGTACGATTGACACTATAAGTAAAAGCTTCGATATAAGACCCATTTGCCTTTTTAGCCGTCTGATCTCATCCAATGCTCGATGGTGTTTATTACTAGCATTTCAAGGAACGCCGCGATAGAAAAATGCAAATGATACAATTATATATGGAAGAATGATTCGATAAGATTTATGCCACTGTTTTTAGCTAGCTTTCTGATTGTTATATTTCGGAATCCTCGATAGGATCATCTTGCAACATGTCAATATCTTCAGGTTCTTCAGGTATTGACTCACCGACGTGTTGCACCTTGCTGTGGGGTTTCTTTTCTTGGTCGAAAATTGTATCGTCAATCACTTGGCCAAATAACACTGGCAATTTTGATTTGTTCAGTGCTATTCTATCCATTGTTTCTCTGTCCAATAGTCCGATCTTTATTAAACCCTTCAGCTTGATAGTAAATATTAGAAGCACTTTCTCACAGTCCTTAGAGACATGCTCATCGTCGATATCGTTAAGGTTGGCATCTTCCTCTGGAGACCTCTCCAGATGAACACCGAGTTGCTGAGCACATAGGCCCTCAAGATAAAGAAAAATGCTTAAAAGAGCAGAGTTGATCTCTAGAGATAAACGTCTCGGCACCAATTCCTCCATAGACTGCTGTAACGAACGCTGATTATCAGATAACCTGAGCTGGAAAACCTTTATCGAGATAATGATGTCAATAAATGGATTAGCTAGTGCCAATTTAAGTAAAAAGTTACTGGAAACCTTATTGGCATTGTCATTGTGTATGGCAGTCAAAACTTTCTTGAATGCATCAAGAATCTTGTGGAGCAATTGGACCTCAAGTTGCGGTATCTGTTGTTCATTTTTATCCAGTGATCTATTGGTCAAAATGTCGGCCCATTTCTGAATCTCCCAGGCTGCGGCGAGAGCCAGGATGTTGAAGCTAATCTGTTTCATAAGGTCGTAATCAATTTGAGCGGAGTGAAGTGGTATTTGCAGTAGATATTTGCTGAGAAACTTGTCCAGTAAAGAATCAGGCATCTCAACTGGGTAATATTTTCCCAACAGAGTTAATTTGTTGATGAACATGGTGTTTAAAAGCTCGAAAAGCTCTAGAATATtgccatcttcatcattcagTTTCTCgtccaagaacttctccagcaaaattttgatatGTATTGCCTGATTTTGCAAACACTGGTCGAGCTCATTCAACTTCAACTCTTTGACATGCTGGACGGTATCTGAAAAAGCCTTATACTTAACATCGGTAAGCTCACAGCTCAGATGCGTTTCTGAAAATGCCTTTATGAATTTATCAAGCGTTGTGCGGATATTCTTTTCATAACCCGTATGAATCCAATCCTCGAAGGAGAATAAATTAAAGATACCCGTAAGCGACGAAAGCATATTGCCCGATTGAAGTGATAACTGGTTCACAAGCCGGTCTAATTGCGGAAGGACGGCCTCCGCAACATCAAACCTTGGCTGTGCTTTGATATTAGCACCTCCATAGCACAAGCCGTAAAGAACAGTGATGTACAGCTCAGAGCTCTTCACGTCGTTAGGCAGTAATAATTCGCTTGCATCTTCGTTCTCggcttcctcctcctctgAAGGATTTTCACCGTTCAAGGCTGGATGCTGCAGTTCTCCATCATAAATCAGTATTGCGCATATTTCCTTTATCAAAGAGCCGAAAGAAGGATACAGGAATTCGGCCGCTTGGAAGAGAGTAGTCGACTTTTTTCCTATCTCTGGCTTGTCCTGAAGGTGGTAATCAAaagattctttcaaaagccTCATGAATATACCTATTTTGACTAAGGATGGCGTAGAGATTTCGAAAAGAGTATTGGGTAGAGCATGGTTATTCAAGAAGtctttgattttctcaGCAGTAACTTGAGCGAAGAATTTGGCAACAGCCATGAGGAACCTGGTGCTTTTACCACGGGAAGAGACTTTGACCtctttctcatcaaaaatTAAGCTAGAAATTGACAAAATCTCGTGGTTCTCCAAATATCCTAAAGCGGCTACTTCAATCAGAACATTTACCGCATTCATCTTGACATCTAGAACTTCGTCTTTCAGAGCCATCTCCAGTATCCTCTCTTTAAACCTTTCAAAAAACTGACGGACGGCGGAATTGTCGATCACTTTACTGTGTTGTTTACTGATTAGATCAGGTAAGATCTTGAGGACTTGAGATCTTACTTCAGCTGAGGAGTCGCTCAAGAGCCAGCCATAGTACTTTAGAAATGTAACCTTCATGAAATACTCAGGGTAGTTCTGGATCCAGACAGATAAATGCTTCATCGAGAGAGACCTGATATGGTCATCGACATCCTTGAACCTATGGACGAACGACAGCTTGATTATCTGATCGATGATGTCGCGCACAACCATTTTGTTACTTTGAACTTCCTCGATGGTCGACTCTAGCTTCTCCAATGTCTTCTTGTTAGGTCGCTTCTTTTGCTGCTCCATCCTTAGTTGCTTCGATAGCTTGGATAAGTACTTCCTCTCCAAATCCACAATGTGTTCTGTCAAGTAATCTTGAAACAGATACAGCACTTGAGTCGCTATGTATCTCAAGCACCGTATCCTACAGACGGAGAGTGTCGAAAGCCAAGTGAGTAAGTCGAGGACAAACGGACCTGTGGTTATCTGACTATCGTCCTCAGTGTACTCGGTACATATCAGTTGAACTTCGTCCGCCAGATCCATCAATCTCGACATCAATTCCACGAAATTGCTGTAAAGATGAGGATACTTCGATTTTCTTTTAGAGTTTTTGCTGATGAGCAGGTGGAATTCATGAatcttctgtttctgaAAGACTAGCtgtacttcttcaatggtttCGTTTGACGATTCATTGCTCCGAACATCGTGCGTTTCAACATGAGCCACTGCCCCGCAACAGCACAAAAGCAGATTGataaaatctttcaaaaactcctCTCTATCACCCTTGTAGGTTTCTAACCAGTTTCTAGCCAACTCTTCAATTGAGACATCTTCAGAAGTTGCCAAAATCTCGAACATTTCCGTAGGTTGGAAGTCCTTAACTGCCTCGAGAAACTGttcctgatcttctttGGCGCTTGCTGATACCGCTGACCTGCGTTTCCTCGACGGAGCTCTTGACCCATGGCCA from Torulaspora globosa chromosome 3, complete sequence includes:
- the IRR1 gene encoding cohesin subunit IRR1 (ancestral locus Anc_7.201), with the protein product MSEVRRSARIRSKSSVESHDDVDEEEVRVDVDTAMEKPFSDEDESSDEEEDAQDEDYEETSNERKRKAGGQNGRSASKRGKSNTGHGSRAPSRKRRSAVSASAKEDQEQFLEAVKDFQPTEMFEILATSEDVSIEELARNWLETYKGDREEFLKDFINLLLCCCGAVAHVETHDVRSNESSNETIEEVQLVFQKQKIHEFHLLISKNSKRKSKYPHLYSNFVELMSRLMDLADEVQLICTEYTEDDSQITTGPFVLDLLTWLSTLSVCRIRCLRYIATQVLYLFQDYLTEHIVDLERKYLSKLSKQLRMEQQKKRPNKKTLEKLESTIEEVQSNKMVVRDIIDQIIKLSFVHRFKDVDDHIRSLSMKHLSVWIQNYPEYFMKVTFLKYYGWLLSDSSAEVRSQVLKILPDLISKQHSKVIDNSAVRQFFERFKERILEMALKDEVLDVKMNAVNVLIEVAALGYLENHEILSISSLIFDEKEVKVSSRGKSTRFLMAVAKFFAQVTAEKIKDFLNNHALPNTLFEISTPSLVKIGIFMRLLKESFDYHLQDKPEIGKKSTTLFQAAEFLYPSFGSLIKEICAILIYDGELQHPALNGENPSEEEEAENEDASELLLPNDVKSSELYITVLYGLCYGGANIKAQPRFDVAEAVLPQLDRLVNQLSLQSGNMLSSLTGIFNLFSFEDWIHTGYEKNIRTTLDKFIKAFSETHLSCELTDVKYKAFSDTVQHVKELKLNELDQCLQNQAIHIKILLEKFLDEKLNDEDGNILELFELLNTMFINKLTLLGKYYPVEMPDSLLDKFLSKYLLQIPLHSAQIDYDLMKQISFNILALAAAWEIQKWADILTNRSLDKNEQQIPQLEVQLLHKILDAFKKVLTAIHNDNANKVSSNFLLKLALANPFIDIIISIKVFQLRLSDNQRSLQQSMEELVPRRLSLEINSALLSIFLYLEGLCAQQLGVHLERSPEEDANLNDIDDEHVSKDCEKVLLIFTIKLKGLIKIGLLDRETMDRIALNKSKLPVLFGQVIDDTIFDQEKKPHSKVQHVGESIPEEPEDIDMLQDDPIEDSEI